From Glycine max cultivar Williams 82 chromosome 11, Glycine_max_v4.0, whole genome shotgun sequence, the proteins below share one genomic window:
- the LOC100797430 gene encoding cytokinin dehydrogenase 6, which translates to MMIKLLHHPLTTNKSSYRKMRYPSFSLLREHNILFIRGFMILFLSCITIQLNFCISSTPSSLKALPLEGHFSFEEADLKHAASDFGNRYQSHPMAVLHPKSVSDIANTIKHIWNLGPSSQLSVAARGHGHSLQGQAQAHGGVVINMESLSVPEMQVHTGESSPYVDVSGGELWINILHETLRYGFTPRSWTDYLHLTVGGTLSNAGVSGQAFRHGPQISNVQKLEIVTGTGEVVNCSEEQNGELFHSVLGGLGQFGIITRARIFLEPAPAMVKWIRVLYADFTAFIRDQEKLIFAEKAFDYVEGFVIINRTGLLNNWSSSFNPQDPVQASEFKSDGRTLFCLELAKYYNLEETLLVNQEVEKHLSRLNYIPSTLFLTEVTYVDFLDRVHTSEVKLRSKGLWDVPHPWLNLFIPKTKIHHFAEVVFGNIVKETSNGPVLIYPVNKSKWDNRTSVVIPEEDIFYLVAFLASAVPSSNGPDGLEHILSRNKKILEYCERANLGVKQYLPHYSTQEEWTAHFGSQWEIFKKRKSLYDPLAILAPGQGIFQKSITFS; encoded by the exons ATGATGATTAAACTTCTCCACCACCCTTTAACCACCAACAAGTCTTCCTACAGAAAAATGAGATATCCGTCATTCAGCCTCCTTAGAGAACACAACATTCTGTTCATAAGGGGCTTCATGATCTTGTTCCTCAGCTGCATAACCATTCAGCTTAATTTCTGTATTTCCAGCACCCCTTCTTCTCTCAAAGCACTTCCCTTGGAGGGACACTTCAGTTTTGAAGAAGCTGACCTTAAACATGCAGCCAGTGACTTTGGCAACAGGTACCAATCTCACCCCATGGCAGTGCTGCATCCAAAATCAGTTTCTGACATTGCAAACACCATAAAGCATATCTGGAACTTGGGGCCAAGTTCTCAGCTCAGTGTTGCAGCTAGAGGCCATGGCCACTCACTCCAGGGGCAAGCACAGGCCCATGGAGGAGTTGTTATCAACATGGAATCACTCAGTGTCCCAGAAATGCAGGTGCATACAGGAGAATCATCTCCTTATGTTGATGTCTCAGGAGGGGAATTGTGGATAAACATCTTGCATGAGACACTAAGGTATGGATTTACACCAAGATCATGGACAGATTACTTACATCTCACAGTTGGTGGCACTTTGTCCAATGCTGGTGTAAGTGGCCAAGCATTTAGGCATGGTCCCCAGATAAGTAATGTTCAGAAGCTGGAGATTGTTACAG GAACTGGAGAAGTGGTAAACTGTTCTGAGGAGCAGAATGGTGAACTCTTTCACAGTGTACTTGGAGGGCTAGGTCAGTTTGGCATTATAACAAGAGCAAGAATATTCCTGGAACCAGCACCTGCCATG GTAAAATGGATCAGGGTGTTGTATGCAGATTTCACAGCATTCATTAGAGACCAAGAGAAATTAATATTTGCAGAAAAGGCCTTTGATTATGTTGAAGGATTTGTGATAATAAACAGAACTGGTCTGCTAAATAACTGGAGCTCATCCTTCAACCCACAAGACCCAGTTCAAGCTAGTGAGTTCAAGTCAGATGGAAGAACTCTCTTCTGCCTAGAATTGGCCAAATACTACAATCTTGAAGAAACCCTTCTAGTGAATCAG GAAGTTGAGAAACATTTGTCCCGCTTGAACTATATCCCATCAACACTTTTTCTAACGGAAGTCACATATGTAGACTTTCTAGACAGGGTGCATACCTCAGAGGTCAAGTTGCGTTCAAAAGGCTTGTGGGATGTTCCACACCCATGGCTCAATCTTTTTATACCCAAAACCAAAATACACCATTTCGCAGAGGTTGTCTTCGGGAACATCGTTAAAGAAACAAGCAACGGCCCTGTCCTTATCTACCCAGTAAATAAATCAAA ATGGGACAACAGAACTTCTGTTGTTATTCCAGAGGAAGATATTTTCTACTTAGTGGCATTTCTTGCCTCTGCAGTCCCCTCTTCCAATGGTCCTGATGGCCTTGAGCACATTTTGAGTCGGAACAAAAAAATTTTAGAGTATTGTGAAAGAGCCAATCTTGGGGTAAAGCAATATTTGCCCCACTACTCTACACAGGAAGAATGGACGGCGCACTTTGGTTCCCAATGGGAgattttcaagaaaagaaaatcacttTATGACCCTTTGGCTATACTTGCCCCTGGCCAAGGAATATTTCAAAAATCAATAACCTTCTCATGA